Part of the Terriglobia bacterium genome, TGGCATGGCTTGGGAACCGTGGAAGCCCTTAAGGGGGATTACACCTCATCCCTGTCCCACTTTCGGAAAGCAATTGAGGTAAAACCGGATCTTATCATGGCAATAAATGATGCTATCTATCTTCACCTTCGAACCAAACAGTACGACGCGGCGATGGCAGAACTCGACCGCGCTGCCAAACTGCGAACACCGCAGGACGAAGTACATCGGTTCCGGGGCCATATCCTGATGGCAAAGGGGGACCTTTCGGGCTCGGAGCGGGAGTTTCAAAAGACGATCGAGCTGAATCCGCAAAACTACCAAGCCTATATCATGCTCGGCCAATTGAACATGCAGCGCAACAATATTCCTCAAGCACTAAAGGAAGTGAATCAGCTGATCGCGAGAAACAGCAAGCTCGCCCCGGCGTTCCTGCTGAAAGCCTTTTACCTCCAATTGGCCAAGGATGTTCAAGGGTCCATGGCAAACTACCGCAAGGTGCTGGAACTGGATCCCGAGAATCCGTATGCCGCTAACAATCTTGCTTGGTTGTTGTGCGAAAACAATATGAACCTCCAGGAAGCGTTGTCGCTAGCGAGGACGGCCCGGAAAAAAGCTCCCGACGATCCTGAAATCGCAGACACGCTCGGCTGGATCTACTACAAACTGAAGAACCATACCCTCGCCGTTGACCAGCTGCTTTTCAGCGTCAACAACCGTAAGCAGCCCACGGCCGAGAATTACTACCATCTGGGCATGGCCTACTACGGCCAGGGAAATATCAGCCGGGCGAAGGAATCCCTGAAAAGAGCACTCGAACTCAACCAGTCCTTTCCCGGCGCCCAGGACGCCCGCAAAATCCTAACCCTCCCCGGCTAATAACCTGTGCTTCCGTCCGTTTATCCGCGTCCAAATGCCTTGGCTCTTTCCTCTTTTCCGAGGCCCATCGCGCTTGAAAGGGGAATCATATGATTCCAAAATGGATCTGAATTGGATCTGAGGATCATATGCCGATCAACCTCTCAATCAAAAACGTCCCCGACGAGCTGGAGGAGCATCTGCGGCACAGGGCTGCGCGCAATCATCGCTCTTTGCAGGGAGAGCTCCTTGCCATCCACGAAGAAAGCGCTTATCCGCCACGCAGGATGTCGGTCGCGGAGACACTCAAGCGCGTGCTTGAACTCGGCCTGCGCACGAGGATGGAGTCGGCTGCCATTATCAGAGCGGCGCGTGATGGGCGTCAAGATTGTTGATTCTTCCGCTGTAGCGGCGATCCTGTTTGGCGAGCGCGAAGGGGAATTCATAGCCGCTGCGCTTGAAGGGGAGTCCCTGGTCACCTGCGCACTGCTGCGATTCGAGGTGGCCGACGTGTGCATAAAGAAGATGCATCATTACCCTGCGAAAGCCGCCGAACTTGTTGGCGCCTTTGGTTTCCTCGAGCAAATGGACCTGGATATCCGCGAGGTCAAAATGGATGAAGTGGTGCTCATTGCTGATAAGGCAGGCTTGACCGCTAACGATGTCGCCTATCTCTGGCTTTCCCGGACCTATTCAGCAGACCTGGTTACGCTCGACTCCAATCTTTCTCGCGCCAGTCAGTCCTTGCAGTGGAGCAGCGCACGCGAGCCAAAGTGGGGCCCGGCCGCCGGACGGATTCTCTTTAGCTATCTTCTGAGAATACCCACTTGCTCAAGCCCCTCGAAGATCCCCGCTGACCTGACCTCATCACCCGCCGTTCCTGGTCCCCCATTTTTTCACGCTAAGCGCTCGTTGGCCGCCCTGTGGCTCAGTTACGGCCTCGAGCCCGCCACCTTCACAAATTGCGCACTCGATCAGGAGCTTAGCAACTTTATCCTCTTTTGCCGCGTGTGCAGGTCGGTAACCGCGACGCTCGAGCTATTATTGAAGCGGGGAATAAGGCGCAGATATCCAATGCCGGAGTTTACGGAGTAGATTCTGCGCTTTCACAACAATGAGCCTGCCCGCATGAGAGCGCAGGGATGGAGCGCTGATTTGCGGTACGGCGTCAACGGGAGGCGCAGTTCCCTGTGAGAGGTCTCTATCTTGTGCGCGATCCGCATAGCGTCAACAACAAAATCAGGACACTTACCCCTTTAGTCTGCGGCAATCGGCATGAGCCATTCTTGATTCTAAGCTGCTCTCTCTCCACGACACTGGCCCATCATTTCATAAAGGCGGGAACGTATTTTTCTGGATACAGATAAATGTGGATGGACGCAGACAGCACAAATATAAGCGGCGTTCACCCCCGTCCCTTGTTGTGGGTCCTTTTCCTGAAAATGGTGTGACAGGATTAATCTCGTCGGATGAGCTCGAAAAAATGGTGTGACAGGATTAATCTCGTCGGATGAGCTCGAAAAACAAAAAGGGGCAGCACACTGCTGCCCCTTTTCCCAAGATTGGCTGCTGCGTCGGTTAAGCACGCAGCCTGCGCGAAATCAAGGCCAGACTTCCCACGCCAATCCCTAGGAGCATCAGCGTCAGTCCGCCATCCGGGACACAGACCAACATATCCTGGCGCGCACCGGCAGTGGTGCCGACTTGGCCTGGAGCCCAGAGATTCAAAACAGCCACTGGAATTGTGGTGTTAAGTGCAAATCCGCCATTTGCGATGCCCAGGTTGCGGAACACATTACCGGCGCCCGGATCCGGTGCAACGCCCATAAAGTACCATATCGCAGTCTGAAGAGCTTGAATTTGAGCAGCGGGTCTATTGGTATAGTCATAGTTGGCTAGTTGACCGGTTTGAAACTGGTGATATAGCCACGCTGCGCCCAGTGTTAGACTTACGTTAGTAAAGATGGACTTATTGCTTATGGTTACGTCGAAAGTAGTATTTGGGTACACGAATTCCGCTTCTTCAACGCAGAATGTTTGGAAGGTGTTCGGTAAGCCTGGCAGGTTCTTGGTTACTCCGTCTACGTAACCTTTATTTAGAACCCAAAGGAAATTAGCACTGGGGCTAAATGTGAACTCGCCACCCGTACCGGTTTGAAATGGTCCATAACCGGCGCCGCCGATGGTTGTGACCTGCAACGGACCAGCCATCAATGCTGGCGTCAAAGCGATGCCGACGAGAAGAGCTACCAATGTCCTTTTCATAGCTCATATTCCTTTCTTTCGTGATTCTTCTACGGCTCAAGCATTCCCCGAATCCGAAATAATTTAAGCATTTAGCGTGCCAAACTGCCAAGTTCACCCATCCCATTTGTCGTGAAACTTGTCATTTTATTGAAAATAAATGGGATATTTGCCACAGCATCGCGGATAAATATATCTTGCGCAGCTGTGCCTT contains:
- a CDS encoding type II toxin-antitoxin system VapC family toxin, producing MGVKIVDSSAVAAILFGEREGEFIAAALEGESLVTCALLRFEVADVCIKKMHHYPAKAAELVGAFGFLEQMDLDIREVKMDEVVLIADKAGLTANDVAYLWLSRTYSADLVTLDSNLSRASQSLQWSSAREPKWGPAAGRILFSYLLRIPTCSSPSKIPADLTSSPAVPGPPFFHAKRSLAALWLSYGLEPATFTNCALDQELSNFILFCRVCRSVTATLELLLKRGIRRRYPMPEFTE
- a CDS encoding Arc family DNA-binding protein, with the translated sequence MPINLSIKNVPDELEEHLRHRAARNHRSLQGELLAIHEESAYPPRRMSVAETLKRVLELGLRTRMESAAIIRAARDGRQDC